The Salmo salar chromosome ssa06, Ssal_v3.1, whole genome shotgun sequence sequence gggtgtgtgtgatgcAATTTTAATGCGAATCCATTATGTTTTCATCTTACCCAGTCCCTTTCACAATGGAGACGGACCTGTATGACGAGTTTGGGAACTACATTGGGCCAGAACTAGACTCTGACGAGGATGATGATCTGGAGGCAGATGACAGAGATGCGGATGAGGTTTGATTACTGAAATCATCAGACAGCGTAGATGTTAATGCACATTACAATGCAGTCTAACAAAAATGAAGTAGGTGTGTTTATAATGTCTGGTCAATTCATGACATGCTTGTGTCCCTCTGCTTTGTGAAGGCTGacgaggatgatgaggatgagccGGCTGATGCTGATGAAGATGTCCCAGGAATGGAGGTAGTTCTGCACGAGGATAAGAAATACTATCCTACAGCAGAGGAAGTGTACGGGCCGGAGGTGGAAACTTTAGTCCAGGAAGAGGACGCACAGCCCCTCACAggtcagacaccacacacacacacacacagatacagtttCACTAATACACACTTAAACACATGGatgcattaacctctatgggaccggcgggacgaattcgtcccacctacgtaacagccactgccagcctgtggcgcgattttcaaaatcttcaaaatcctattacttcaatttctcaaacatatgactattttacagccatttaaagataagactctcgttaatctaaccacactgtccgatttcaaaaaggctttacaacgaaagcaaaacattagattatgtcagcagagtaccaagccagaaataatcagacacccatttttcaagccagcatataatgtcaccaaaacccagaagacagctaaatgcagcactcacctttgatgatcttcatcagatgacaaccctaggacattatgttatacaatacatgcatgttttgttcaatcaagttcatatttatatcaaaaaccagctttttacattagcatgtgacgttcagaactagcatacccccgcaaacttacggggaattcgctaacattttactaaattactcacgataaacgttcacaaaaagcataacaattattttaagaattatagatacagacctcctctatgcactcgatatgtccgattttaaaatagctttttggtgaaagcacattttgcaatattctaagtacatagcccaggcatcacgggctcgcttatctagacacccggcaagtttagcactcaccataatcatatttactattataaaaatgtcattaccttttgttgtcttcgtcagaatgcacacccaggacgtctacttcaataacaaatgttggtttggtccaaaataatccatcgttatatccgaatagcggcgttttgttcgtatgcgttccagacactatccgaaatagtaaagaagtgtcgcgcttggcgcaattcctgacaataaaattcaaagtattccattgccgtacgtcgaagcatgtcaaccgctgtttaaaatcaatttttacgtcatttttctcgtagaaaagcgataatattccgacagggaatctccttttcggcaaacagaggaaaaaatcccaaaggcggggcggtcggggtcacgcgcataagctagtgtctcttgatgggccacttgagaaaggcgattatgtgtttcagcctggggctggaatgacgacattctctttttcccgggctatgagagcctatggaagacgtgggaagtgtcacgttagagcagagatccttagtaaatgatagagatggcaaagaagttccagaaatggtcagacaggccacttcctgtaaaggaatctctcaggttttgacctgccatttgagttctgttatactcacagacaccattcaaacagttttagaaaatttagggtgttttctatccatatgtaataagtatatgcatattctagttactgagtaggagtggtaaccagattaaatcgggtatgttttttatccagccgtgtcaatgctgccccctagccctaacaggttaattcagATACGATAGTGATAAACTGATTCACATTTTCTCTCCATCCCCATCAGAACCCATCATCAAGCCTGTAAGGAACAAGCAGTTCACTCTGATGGAACAAGAGCTGCCTTCCACTGTTTATGACATGGAGTACGTAATTAACCGGTCACCAGTTTGACTGTTGTAAACTAGAcctgcgtctgtctgtctctgtctatactcaCAAAAGGTCGATGTTTaaccccacctctcctcctctgcgcAGGTTTCTGGCTGACCTAATGGACAGTCCCGAGCTGATCCGTAACGTCACACTGTGTGGCCACCTGCATCACGGCAAGGTCAAACACTCAGCAATTGACCCGCTTTAGAGCCACACCTGGCTGGATCATGGATGTCAGTAGCTAGGTTGTTCCCGCTATTGTGATTTTAACGGATTTGTTTCTTGTCTGCAGACGTGTTTCGTGGACTGCCTGATTGAACAGACACACCCAGAGATCAGGAAGAGAGACGACATGGATGTGAGTTTACTCTCCAGCTAGACTAAACTGCCCCAAAGTTGTTGCTCTCCTTTCATCCGAATTTGGAGAAATCCTCTAACCAGTTGTAATCTGAAATACTCTGTGTATACTGTAAGTGAGCCATTGACTCACAGCATTTTCCCGTGGTATTTCAGCTCCGTTACACAGATATCCTCTTCACTGAGCAGGAGGTAAGTTTTTATTGTATTCAGAGCTATGTCAATTTCTTGCAGAATTTTGCCTCTCCCGTAAAAGTGCATTGTATCGACTCCTATGTGGTGCCTCCACAGCGAGGGGTTGGTATCAAGAGCACCCCCGTCACAATGGTTCTTCCAGACTCCAGAGGCAAATCCTTCCTCTTCAACATCATGGACACACCAGGTATGCAAATCAAATCCAATGtaattggtcacgtacacattttcagcagatgttattgcgggtgtagcgaagtgcttgtgtTCCTAGGAAACGTAGGGGAGATTAAAAGAGTAATCAAGGGCGGTTGATTGATATAATTTCCCGCCTCACGGCGTGTGACGTTAGGTCAGCTGCTTTAGAAAGGCAGAGCGGGACCTCATACCCTTTGCCACCCCTGCAGGCCACGTCAACTTTTCGGATGAGGTGACATCAGGCATCCGACTCTCCGACGGCATCGTGCTTTTCATCGACGCGGCAGAAGGAGTGAGTcctcttgttttttttcttctttttagcTCAAATCCCCATTCACCGCGGCGCATCTCCATCTTGTCGCACTTCTAGTATCAGACTTTGCTTCTGTTTGGCCTAAAGACGCAGGCTTTTGTGTTTCCACCTCTGAGGCCTGGCCCCAAAAAGTCAAATGTACCATTCCTAACCCAGGCCTCTGCTCCCCTGTCTGTCTTTAGGTGATGTTGAACACCGAGCGTCTGATCAAGCACGCAGTCCAGGAGCGTCTGGCCATCACCATCTGCATCAACAAGGTGGACCGCCTCATCGTGGAGCTCAAGCTGCCCCCTACAGACGCCTACTACAAACTACGCCACATAGTGGACGAGGTCAACGCCATGCTCAGGTACTGACGTGGGGAGGGCCTGGTAACCATGGCTACGGGGCTGACACTGAGGGGTGTGGAGGAAAGGAAATATCGACCGATTTCAGATGAGATTGCGACGAGTAGCAAGCAGAGCACAGAGCATTTGTAAAGAAGATTCCAGTGCAGAGTGAAACCATGAATGTGAAAACAAACTGCTAGCATTGAGATTAGCCTGTTGTGGTATAGTGTTCCAGTGTGTGTCATTGACTGTGGCTCCACTCTCCCCTTTCCGTCAGCACCTACTCTACAGACGAGAATCtggtggtgtctcctctcctgggGAACGTGTGTTTTGCCAGCTCTCAGTACTGCGTTTGCTTCACACTGGGCTCCTTCGCCAAGATCTACTCTGACACCTACGGtgagagacccccccccccagttccACACACTGGTCACTTTCTCCCACACCTCTTGATATCTGTAACTGTAAACACATTTCTGACATGACCAGACCTGGTAGGTTCTCGTTTTAACCCTAAGAGCAACTGTTAAAAATGACGCTGTTAACCCTTCTCTCTGGTGTTGCAGGTGACATCAACTACACAGAGTTTGCCAAGAGGCTGTGGGGAGACATTTACTTCAACCCCAAAACGTAAGTGGTTTTCATTTAGGGTCATTTAGGCTTTTTATCTGTAATGCACGGCAAGAACCCTGTCTTGCCTTCTCTTCTCAGGCGCAAGTTCACTAAGAAAGCCCCCACCAGTAACTCCCAGCGTAGCTTTGTGGAGTTTGTGCTGGAGCCTCTGTACAAGATCCTATCCCAGGTAAGACCCCTCTAACACAGTCATCTCCTAGATAGAAAACAAATCGTATACGCTACAAAGCACAGATGAGCACTTTAGGGTAGACATGTCTGTTCCCTGAAAAACACACTATTCCTGAGAGTCCAAAAAGGAAAAGGTGATTGCATCTCCCCTAAAAGACATACTGTTTTTTTTCAGATCACCGTGCTCTTACTTAAAAGCTGACGCATTGCGACCCTGATCGGTCTTTGTCACAGAAAGGAAGCTTTGAGAAAGACCGAGCGAAACACGTCAGCTTATGAGATCAATCGGAGCACCATGAATTGAAAAGTGTTGTTGCAGCCTTTCATGGGAGATGCCGTCACATTTTCTTGTTTGAACTGAATGACTTTACCCAGATGACCACCCCATTCCATAGAAGCCTTTTAAGTAGCGCTAGCACATTTAGAAATTACACTacccccttctctcgctctctcttgctctctctccctctctctctctctctctccctcttttctccctctctctctccctctctctcgctcccaggTGGTTGGTGACTGTGACACATCTCTGCCTCGGGTGCTAGATGAGCTGGGCATCCACCTGGTCAAAGAGGAGCTGAAGCTCAACATCAGGCCTCTACTCAGGCTGGTCTGTAAGCGCTTCTTTGGAGAGTTCACCGGTACGCACGCCATCCGCCGCCCCCGTTTCCTCTCTGACCTCCACTGCCTACTTATATACCACTCAGTAACTGTATCTCATGTTTAATCTTATTCACAGAGGTCATTTACAGTTGAGCCATGTTTATCTTCTGCCTTTTAGAGAAGCTTAATTCTGTTGGACGCGTTCTCATTATCGACTCACTGTACGTGGTTACCGCGCTAGCCAGTGTATCTGCCTACAGCCTTGGATAATCAGGGGTATAATTGCACACAATGTTATGTTTCTGGTGAATGTGACAAACACGTTCATGTGAAGCCGAGCatgacctccctccctccctccctcctgcaggCTTTGTGGACATGTGTGTGCAGCACATCCCTTCACCACAGGGGGGCGCCAAGAACAAGATAGAGCACAGCTACACTGGAGGACTGGATTCAGACCTGGGGGAGGCCATGGCAGAATGCGACCCAgatgtgagtgtgacagagtggggGGAaacacagggtgtgtgtgtgtgtgtgtgtgtgtgtgtgtgtgtgtgtgagagagagagacgggtggtGGTAGTTTTCTAATAGGTGGAATCTGTTTTCAGTGTTAATCAATAGCCTCATTGCAATTAAGCAAGCAAGCGGGCGATTGTAATTGACTGGGAGTGAAGAAATAAATCGATCACAAACATTCCAAATGCCCTTCAGAGATCCTCTAGCCAATAATGAAGGGAGAGGCTTGAGATGTAACAAATAGTTGCTCTGTTAGACAAGGTTAACTAAGTTTATCTATTTCCTTTtaccctctttcctctccctttaTCCCTTCTTGTTGCTTGTTctctttcccctcttctctcctcccatccAGGGTCCGCTGATGTGCCACACAACTAAGATGTACAGTACTGAGGACGGGGTGCAGTTCCATGCGTTCGGCCGGGTGCTGAGCGGTACCATCCAGGCGGGCCAGCCAGTCAAGGTGCTGGGAGAGAACTACACTCTGGAGGACGAGGAGGACTCGCAGGTCTGCACGGTGGGACGTCTCTGGATCAACGTCGCCAGGTAATGAGTCATTGTTAATGTGCCACCTCGCGGACACATCACTTGacctgcgttccaaatggcactctattccataCATGGTGTACTAATTTGGACCAGAGCTtaatgggccctagtcaaaagtaacaAGCTGAACAGACCCGACACGTCGCGTGCAtgagtgttgcaaaataaatttagaaatccatgttactcaattattgcacccacactgctcgcgcgcgtcaACGAGCAtctgcacgatggcgcacgtgcACAGCCAGTTTAGGTTCCGTGTAAcgtgctatatagggaatagggggccatttgggtgTTCAAGCATGAGTGTTCATTATAGCAAGTTGTCAGTTATGTGTTCATTAGTCTAACCACTCTTTGTGTTTCTTCCCTAGTCTCTGGTCCTCAATATTATAGTAATTTGGTGGATGCTGATAATTGTCCTAtttcacatgtacaagtgtgtattatacaCATGTGAATTAGAGATGTTTTTTTTGcctatcccaactccccctgagatgTCATTATATGTCATCTCTGTGTTCAGTATGAGATGTTGTTTGTCATTTACCCCAGCAGTTGTAGCTCAAACCCCTTCATGTTCTAAACCACAGGTACCAGATAGAGGTGAACCGTGTGCCTGCTGGCAACTGGGTTCTCATTGAGGGCTGCGACCAGCCCATCGTCAAGACGGCCACCATCACCGAGCCCAGAGGGAACGAGGAAGCCCAGATCTTCCGGCCGCTCAAGTTCAACACGGCGTCTGTCATCAAGATCGCTGTGGAGCCAGTCAACCCGTCAGAGCTGCCCAAGATGTTGGACGGACTGCGGAAGGTCAATAAGAGCTACCCCTCTCTCACCACCAAGGTGGAGGAGTCAGGGGAACATGTTATCCTGGGTACTGGGGAACTCTACCTGGACTGTGTCATGCACGACCTGCGGAAGATGTACTCTGAGATCGACATCAAGGTCAGTTCTCGCTCTCTCACATGTCTCTTCACCCAATTGGAACAACAAACTAATCTTCCTGTATCGGGATTGTAACGTCTTAAACAAAATACCCTTCATGTCTAGTGTTATTCCTTGATTGGTTTTCCAGTACTGaatgtctccctttctcctcttt is a genomic window containing:
- the LOC106607257 gene encoding 116 kDa U5 small nuclear ribonucleoprotein component isoform X2, which translates into the protein METDLYDEFGNYIGPELDSDEDDDLEADDRDADEADEDDEDEPADADEDVPGMEVVLHEDKKYYPTAEEVYGPEVETLVQEEDAQPLTEPIIKPVRNKQFTLMEQELPSTVYDMEFLADLMDSPELIRNVTLCGHLHHGKTCFVDCLIEQTHPEIRKRDDMDLRYTDILFTEQERGVGIKSTPVTMVLPDSRGKSFLFNIMDTPGHVNFSDEVTSGIRLSDGIVLFIDAAEGVMLNTERLIKHAVQERLAITICINKVDRLIVELKLPPTDAYYKLRHIVDEVNAMLSTYSTDENLVVSPLLGNVCFASSQYCVCFTLGSFAKIYSDTYGDINYTEFAKRLWGDIYFNPKTRKFTKKAPTSNSQRSFVEFVLEPLYKILSQVVGDCDTSLPRVLDELGIHLVKEELKLNIRPLLRLVCKRFFGEFTGFVDMCVQHIPSPQGGAKNKIEHSYTGGLDSDLGEAMAECDPDGPLMCHTTKMYSTEDGVQFHAFGRVLSGTIQAGQPVKVLGENYTLEDEEDSQVCTVGRLWINVARYQIEVNRVPAGNWVLIEGCDQPIVKTATITEPRGNEEAQIFRPLKFNTASVIKIAVEPVNPSELPKMLDGLRKVNKSYPSLTTKVEESGEHVILGTGELYLDCVMHDLRKMYSEIDIKVADPVVTFCETVVETSSLKCFAETPNKKNKITMIAEPLEKGLAEDIENEVVQITWNRKKLGEFFQTKYDWDLLAARSIWAFGPDTTGPNILVDDTLPSEVDKALLGSVKDSIVQGFQWGTREGPLCDEPIRNVKFKILDAVIAQEPLHRGGGQVIPTARRVVYSAFLMATPRLMEPYYFVEVQAPADCVSAVYTVLARRRGHVTQDAPIPGSPLYTIKAFIPAIDSFGFETDLRTHTQGQAFSLSVFHHWQIVPGDPLDKSIVIRPLEPQPAPHLAREFMIKTRRRKGLSEDVSISKFFDDPMLLELAKQDVVLNYPM
- the LOC106607257 gene encoding 116 kDa U5 small nuclear ribonucleoprotein component isoform X1, producing METDLYDEFGNYIGPELDSDEDDDLEADDRDADEADEDDEDEPADADEDVPGMEVVLHEDKKYYPTAEEVYGPEVETLVQEEDAQPLTEPIIKPVRNKQFTLMEQELPSTVYDMEFLADLMDSPELIRNVTLCGHLHHGKTCFVDCLIEQTHPEIRKRDDMDNFASPVKVHCIDSYVVPPQRGVGIKSTPVTMVLPDSRGKSFLFNIMDTPGHVNFSDEVTSGIRLSDGIVLFIDAAEGVMLNTERLIKHAVQERLAITICINKVDRLIVELKLPPTDAYYKLRHIVDEVNAMLSTYSTDENLVVSPLLGNVCFASSQYCVCFTLGSFAKIYSDTYGDINYTEFAKRLWGDIYFNPKTRKFTKKAPTSNSQRSFVEFVLEPLYKILSQVVGDCDTSLPRVLDELGIHLVKEELKLNIRPLLRLVCKRFFGEFTGFVDMCVQHIPSPQGGAKNKIEHSYTGGLDSDLGEAMAECDPDGPLMCHTTKMYSTEDGVQFHAFGRVLSGTIQAGQPVKVLGENYTLEDEEDSQVCTVGRLWINVARYQIEVNRVPAGNWVLIEGCDQPIVKTATITEPRGNEEAQIFRPLKFNTASVIKIAVEPVNPSELPKMLDGLRKVNKSYPSLTTKVEESGEHVILGTGELYLDCVMHDLRKMYSEIDIKVADPVVTFCETVVETSSLKCFAETPNKKNKITMIAEPLEKGLAEDIENEVVQITWNRKKLGEFFQTKYDWDLLAARSIWAFGPDTTGPNILVDDTLPSEVDKALLGSVKDSIVQGFQWGTREGPLCDEPIRNVKFKILDAVIAQEPLHRGGGQVIPTARRVVYSAFLMATPRLMEPYYFVEVQAPADCVSAVYTVLARRRGHVTQDAPIPGSPLYTIKAFIPAIDSFGFETDLRTHTQGQAFSLSVFHHWQIVPGDPLDKSIVIRPLEPQPAPHLAREFMIKTRRRKGLSEDVSISKFFDDPMLLELAKQDVVLNYPM